One Thermus sp. CCB_US3_UF1 DNA window includes the following coding sequences:
- a CDS encoding MFS transporter: MQGFAAFRLLWLGQALALVGREMTWFALTLYAYQQTGLATTLSLLGFFHFLPLLLLSPVAGALVDRYPRKWAMLAADLGGGLATGFLLLMLLLGRLEVWHLYLVSALAGALSSLHWPALSAALSALLDKKDYARASGMMSLAESLAGVGAPVLAAALLGPWGLKAIFALDLLGAGAAAVTLLLVPIPNPKPLAQAGTSLLEEALFGFRFILARPPLLGLQLMFFGVNFLTSLAVTVLPAMVLAKTALSETALALVRSASGLGGVAGGLLLSLWGGPKKRVHGVFLGMALSSLALALMGLVEGPQAWAVLAFLESFFIPLLNGSNQAIWQAKVPLEVQGKVFAARRMIAWFANPLAMLLSGLLADRVFGPRYGQGEGIALMLLLFGGLGVTLGLAGYLFPSLREAERLLPDAKGD; the protein is encoded by the coding sequence ATGCAGGGCTTCGCCGCCTTCCGCCTCCTTTGGTTGGGCCAGGCCTTGGCCTTGGTGGGCCGGGAGATGACCTGGTTCGCCCTCACCCTCTACGCCTACCAGCAGACGGGCCTGGCCACCACCCTTTCCCTCCTGGGTTTCTTCCACTTCCTCCCCCTCCTCCTCCTCTCCCCCGTGGCCGGGGCCCTGGTGGACCGGTACCCCCGGAAATGGGCCATGCTGGCCGCCGACCTCGGGGGTGGGCTAGCCACGGGCTTCCTCCTCCTCATGCTCCTTCTGGGCCGCCTCGAGGTCTGGCACCTGTACCTGGTTTCCGCCCTCGCCGGGGCCCTGAGTAGCCTCCACTGGCCCGCCCTCTCCGCGGCCTTGAGCGCCCTCCTGGACAAGAAGGACTACGCCCGGGCCAGCGGGATGATGAGCCTGGCCGAGTCCCTGGCCGGGGTGGGGGCCCCGGTCCTGGCCGCAGCCCTCCTCGGCCCCTGGGGCCTAAAGGCCATCTTCGCCCTGGACCTGCTGGGGGCGGGGGCCGCGGCGGTCACCTTGCTCCTGGTCCCCATCCCCAACCCCAAACCCCTGGCCCAGGCAGGGACCTCCCTTCTGGAAGAAGCCCTTTTTGGTTTCCGCTTCATCCTGGCCCGCCCTCCCCTTTTGGGCCTGCAGCTCATGTTCTTCGGGGTGAACTTCCTCACCAGCCTGGCGGTTACCGTGCTGCCCGCCATGGTTCTGGCCAAAACCGCCCTCTCCGAGACCGCCTTGGCCCTGGTGCGCTCGGCCTCGGGCCTGGGAGGGGTGGCCGGGGGGCTTCTCCTTTCCCTCTGGGGCGGGCCAAAGAAGCGGGTGCACGGGGTCTTCCTGGGCATGGCCCTCTCCAGCCTGGCCCTGGCCCTCATGGGGCTTGTGGAGGGCCCCCAGGCCTGGGCGGTCCTGGCCTTTTTGGAAAGCTTCTTCATCCCCCTGCTCAACGGCTCCAACCAGGCCATCTGGCAGGCCAAGGTGCCCCTCGAGGTCCAGGGCAAGGTTTTCGCCGCCCGGCGGATGATCGCCTGGTTCGCCAACCCCCTGGCCATGCTCCTCTCCGGGCTCCTGGCGGACCGGGTCTTCGGGCCCCGCTACGGCCAGGGGGAGGGGATCGCCCTCATGCTCCTCCTCTTCGGCGGGCTGGGGGTGACCCTAGGGCTTGCCGGCTACCTCTTTCCCAGCCTGCGGGAGGCCGAGCGCCTCCTCCCCGACGCCAAAGGGGACTAA
- a CDS encoding AbrB family transcriptional regulator: protein MDLLRASLSGLLLGLLFHRLGLPGGAVVGAMLGTGLHQLLLPPAPTPRGLDLLVQLLAGILVGLAFRKDLLAPRLLPYAALAALAFLSLALLLSFLFARLLGQEPRTWLFALAPGGITGMGPLSQAEGGNPALVGVFHTVRVFLLFLLLPVLARLLR from the coding sequence ATGGACCTCCTGCGCGCTTCCCTTAGCGGCCTCCTCCTGGGCCTCCTCTTCCACCGCCTGGGCCTTCCCGGGGGGGCGGTGGTGGGGGCCATGCTGGGCACCGGGCTCCATCAGCTCCTCCTCCCCCCTGCCCCCACCCCCAGGGGGCTGGACCTTTTGGTCCAACTCCTGGCGGGGATCCTGGTGGGGCTTGCCTTCCGCAAGGATCTCCTCGCCCCCCGCCTCCTCCCCTACGCCGCCCTGGCCGCCTTGGCCTTTCTTTCCCTGGCCCTCCTCCTCTCCTTCCTCTTCGCCCGCCTCCTGGGGCAGGAGCCCCGGACCTGGCTCTTCGCCCTCGCCCCCGGGGGGATCACCGGCATGGGGCCCTTGAGCCAGGCCGAGGGGGGCAACCCTGCCCTGGTGGGGGTGTTCCACACGGTGCGGGTCTTCCTCCTCTTCCTCCTCCTTCCCGTCCTGGCCCGCCTCCTGCGCTAG
- a CDS encoding CDGSH iron-sulfur domain-containing protein yields the protein MRLEFVENGPIRVEGKRFVVRVGEREEVLERPRLSLCRCGGSGKKPLCDGTHARIGFQAPGGVVEVEEGD from the coding sequence ATGCGGCTGGAGTTCGTGGAAAACGGGCCCATACGGGTAGAAGGAAAGCGCTTTGTGGTCCGGGTAGGGGAACGGGAAGAGGTCCTGGAACGGCCCCGCCTCTCCCTTTGCCGCTGCGGGGGTTCGGGGAAGAAGCCCCTTTGCGACGGGACCCACGCCCGCATCGGCTTCCAGGCCCCGGGTGGGGTGGTGGAGGTGGAGGAAGGGGACTGA
- a CDS encoding 4a-hydroxytetrahydrobiopterin dehydratase, with translation MDWEVRQDPERLYKAFRFPDFREALAFANRVGELAEAHHHHPRLTVEWGRVAVEWWTHSAGGITEKDREMARLTDLLG, from the coding sequence ATGGACTGGGAGGTACGGCAGGATCCCGAGCGGCTTTACAAGGCCTTCCGCTTCCCCGATTTCCGCGAGGCCCTGGCCTTCGCCAACCGGGTGGGGGAGCTGGCCGAGGCCCACCACCACCACCCTAGGCTCACCGTGGAGTGGGGGCGGGTGGCCGTGGAGTGGTGGACCCATAGCGCAGGGGGGATCACGGAGAAGGACCGGGAGATGGCCCGCCTTACCGACCTCCTGGGGTAG
- a CDS encoding winged helix-turn-helix domain-containing protein produces MPFPVTTPLAARLLADPEMAVCLKPFMKGPASVKDLALARGLSLQRAHYRVGLLRKAGLLVPAGLQPRRGRPIKLYRAVDTDFLVPKALVPPGVWRALEAAQSWQEEWEKALEACDAGYGTALRVRLNPQGLLVFGPEEAEEEPELLAEGFPPLLNLWSAGLYLRREEAKALQREIWALYQRYALLSPLGKEEGQARYLLHLGLAPASD; encoded by the coding sequence ATGCCCTTCCCGGTCACCACCCCCCTGGCGGCCCGCCTGCTGGCGGACCCGGAGATGGCCGTCTGCCTCAAGCCCTTCATGAAAGGGCCGGCCAGCGTCAAGGACCTGGCCCTGGCCCGGGGCCTCTCCCTGCAACGGGCCCACTACCGGGTGGGGTTGTTGCGGAAGGCGGGCCTCCTGGTCCCTGCGGGCCTCCAGCCCCGTCGGGGAAGGCCCATAAAGCTTTACCGCGCGGTGGACACGGATTTCCTGGTTCCCAAAGCCCTGGTCCCCCCCGGGGTCTGGCGGGCCCTGGAGGCCGCCCAAAGCTGGCAGGAGGAATGGGAAAAGGCCCTGGAAGCCTGCGATGCCGGTTATGGCACCGCCCTTCGCGTCCGCCTCAACCCCCAAGGCCTCCTGGTCTTTGGGCCCGAGGAGGCCGAGGAGGAGCCAGAGCTTTTGGCCGAGGGGTTCCCCCCTCTCCTCAACCTGTGGAGCGCCGGGCTTTACCTGCGGCGGGAGGAGGCCAAGGCCCTCCAGCGGGAGATCTGGGCCCTATACCAGCGCTACGCCCTTCTCTCCCCGCTGGGCAAGGAGGAGGGCCAGGCCCGCTACCTCCTCCACCTGGGCCTGGCCCCGGCCTCGGATTAG
- a CDS encoding acyl-CoA thioesterase has translation MEARTLELVFPEHTNPLGAAFGGFVLGLMDKVGSYAAARRARKPVVTVAVGSVEFKVPIRTGDLLEVVARVVRVGRTSLTVEVEVYKERFGQENGRVLATRGELTYVAVDAKGQPVPVDAPEAINGDAGTD, from the coding sequence ATGGAGGCGCGGACCCTCGAGCTGGTCTTCCCCGAGCACACCAACCCCCTGGGGGCCGCCTTCGGCGGCTTCGTCCTGGGCCTCATGGACAAGGTGGGCTCCTACGCCGCCGCCCGCCGGGCCAGAAAGCCCGTGGTCACGGTGGCCGTGGGGAGCGTGGAGTTCAAGGTCCCCATCCGCACCGGGGACCTCCTGGAGGTGGTGGCCCGGGTGGTGCGGGTGGGGCGGACCTCCCTCACCGTGGAGGTGGAGGTCTACAAGGAGCGCTTCGGCCAGGAGAACGGTCGGGTGCTGGCCACCCGAGGGGAGCTCACCTACGTGGCCGTGGACGCCAAGGGCCAGCCCGTGCCGGTGGACGCGCCCGAGGCGATAAACGGGGATGCGGGTACTGATTGA
- a CDS encoding aldo/keto reductase family protein, which translates to MGGMRYRKLGQWGLKVSEISLGAWVTFGDVVKDKETVREMVKIAYEGGVNFFDNADVYAKGLAEEVMGEVLKEFPRHTLVLSTKAYWPMSEDPNDRGLSRKHLLESITKSLKRLKTDYVDLFFAHRYDPEVPMEEIVYAMHTIVEKGYALYWGTSEWPAARIAEAVAFAKANGLHPPVVEQPQYSMLYRERVEGEILPEAGRFGLGLVVWSPLAMGMLTGRYDEGIPEGSRFARYPQFAERFFTEENRKKVQKLKEVADALGLTRTQLALAWVLRLPGISSAITGATRPEQIRESLGAAGVDLPEEALQRIEAILKGEA; encoded by the coding sequence ATGGGCGGGATGCGCTACCGCAAGCTGGGCCAGTGGGGCCTGAAGGTTTCCGAGATCTCCCTCGGGGCCTGGGTCACCTTCGGCGATGTGGTCAAGGACAAGGAAACCGTCCGGGAGATGGTCAAGATCGCCTACGAGGGCGGGGTGAACTTCTTTGATAACGCCGATGTCTACGCCAAGGGTCTGGCCGAGGAGGTCATGGGGGAGGTCCTGAAGGAGTTCCCTCGGCACACCCTGGTCCTTTCCACCAAGGCCTACTGGCCCATGTCGGAGGACCCCAACGACCGGGGCCTAAGCCGCAAGCACCTCCTGGAGAGCATCACCAAGAGCCTCAAGCGGCTAAAGACCGATTACGTGGACCTCTTCTTCGCCCACCGCTACGACCCCGAGGTGCCCATGGAGGAGATCGTCTACGCCATGCACACCATCGTGGAGAAGGGGTACGCCCTCTACTGGGGCACCTCGGAATGGCCCGCGGCCCGCATCGCCGAGGCGGTGGCCTTCGCCAAGGCCAACGGCCTCCACCCGCCCGTGGTGGAACAGCCCCAGTACTCCATGCTCTACCGGGAGCGGGTGGAGGGAGAGATCCTGCCCGAAGCCGGGCGCTTTGGCCTGGGCCTGGTGGTCTGGAGCCCGTTGGCCATGGGCATGCTCACCGGGCGGTACGACGAGGGCATCCCCGAGGGCAGCCGCTTCGCCCGCTACCCCCAGTTCGCCGAGCGCTTCTTCACCGAGGAAAACCGCAAAAAGGTGCAAAAGCTCAAGGAGGTGGCCGACGCCTTGGGCCTCACCCGCACCCAGTTGGCCCTGGCCTGGGTGTTGCGGCTTCCCGGCATCTCCAGCGCCATCACCGGGGCGACCCGGCCGGAGCAGATCCGGGAAAGCCTGGGGGCTGCCGGCGTAGACCTGCCGGAAGAGGCCCTGCAGCGCATAGAGGCCATCCTGAAGGGCGAAGCCTAA
- a CDS encoding penicillin acylase family protein: MKRFLKALAWLVGIGAGLSLLAGLGLYFLLRASLPQGEGRLSLKGLSAPVEVVRDGRGVVRVRAATLEDLFFAQGFVHAQERLWQMEFQRRVGQGRLSEVLGEATLAQDRFLRTWGFYRAAQAAYARLYPEEKRVVEAYVAGVNAFLASGAPLPPEFRLLGFRPEPWTGPDVLVWAKMMSFDLSGNWEEELKRHRLLARGISPERLLELLPPYPEDAPTILRAEDLRLGLKREEAASALLRLAPPRALEASNNWVVAGSRTVTGKPFLADDPHLGLGAPSLWFLMALEGPGYRAIGATLPGVPGVVIGHNGRIAWGVTNVGADVQDLYLLEEVGGKGYRYRGQVVPYRVREERIRIKGGKEEVLKVRETLYGPVITDALQDPPQTPMALRWVSLDPEDHLLMAYLGINRAGNWEEFKEALRPYSAPSQNFVYADVDGNIGYIAPGKFPIRKEGHTGMVPVPGNGEWDWLGYRPPEAWPQVLNPPEGFLVTANHKVTPPGFPYALTYDWAEPYRAERIREMLLAKEKLSLEDMKAIQQDQKSLLYRDFRPVLELLSPLSEGGRAWRERLLAWDGTMAAGSEEALVFALWYTELTRLPEREVGEAYWDEPRYLLKALKEGDPNCDQPETEPKETCLDFAALALERALDRKASLGARTWGEVHRATFPHAVLTHTPLRRLSDRAVPFGGDRYTVNVGPFDPVSLRMDHGPSYRQILDLANLEASWFIHPMGQSGHFLSPHYADLLPLWARGAYLAMGLGPGGRTLLLEPGR; this comes from the coding sequence ATGAAACGCTTCCTCAAGGCGTTGGCCTGGCTTGTGGGCATTGGGGCAGGGCTTTCGCTCCTTGCGGGCTTGGGCCTCTACTTCCTGTTGCGGGCCTCCTTGCCCCAGGGGGAAGGGCGCCTGAGCTTAAAGGGCCTTTCCGCCCCGGTGGAGGTGGTGCGGGATGGGCGGGGGGTGGTGCGGGTCAGGGCCGCTACCCTGGAGGACCTCTTCTTCGCCCAAGGTTTCGTCCACGCCCAGGAGCGGCTTTGGCAGATGGAGTTCCAGCGCCGGGTGGGCCAGGGGCGGCTTTCCGAGGTCTTGGGGGAGGCCACCTTGGCCCAGGACCGCTTCCTGCGCACCTGGGGCTTTTACCGGGCGGCCCAGGCGGCTTACGCCAGGCTTTACCCTGAGGAAAAGCGGGTGGTGGAGGCCTATGTGGCGGGGGTAAACGCCTTTTTGGCGAGCGGGGCCCCCTTGCCCCCGGAGTTCCGCCTCCTCGGCTTCCGCCCCGAGCCCTGGACGGGGCCCGATGTCCTGGTCTGGGCCAAGATGATGAGCTTTGACCTCTCGGGGAACTGGGAGGAGGAGCTTAAGCGCCACCGCCTCCTGGCCCGGGGGATAAGCCCCGAGCGGCTTCTGGAACTCCTCCCCCCCTATCCCGAGGACGCCCCCACCATCCTGCGGGCCGAGGACCTCCGCCTCGGGCTGAAGCGGGAGGAGGCCGCAAGCGCCCTTTTGCGCCTGGCCCCGCCCCGGGCCTTGGAGGCCAGCAACAACTGGGTGGTGGCGGGAAGCCGCACCGTCACGGGAAAGCCCTTCCTGGCCGACGACCCCCACCTGGGCCTGGGGGCTCCCAGCCTCTGGTTCCTCATGGCCCTCGAGGGCCCCGGTTACCGCGCCATCGGGGCCACGCTGCCAGGGGTGCCGGGGGTCGTGATCGGCCACAACGGGCGCATCGCCTGGGGGGTGACCAACGTGGGGGCGGACGTGCAGGACCTCTACCTCCTGGAGGAGGTGGGGGGGAAGGGGTACCGGTATAGGGGCCAGGTGGTCCCCTACCGGGTGCGGGAGGAGCGGATCCGGATCAAGGGGGGAAAGGAGGAGGTCCTTAAGGTGCGGGAAACCCTCTACGGCCCGGTGATCACCGACGCCCTGCAGGACCCCCCCCAGACCCCCATGGCCCTGCGCTGGGTGAGCCTGGATCCCGAGGACCACCTCCTCATGGCCTATTTGGGCATCAACCGGGCGGGGAACTGGGAAGAGTTCAAGGAGGCCCTCCGCCCCTACTCCGCCCCCAGCCAAAACTTCGTCTACGCCGACGTGGATGGGAATATCGGCTACATCGCCCCGGGGAAGTTCCCCATCCGCAAGGAGGGGCACACCGGCATGGTGCCCGTGCCCGGGAACGGGGAGTGGGACTGGCTGGGCTACCGCCCCCCGGAGGCGTGGCCCCAGGTCCTGAACCCCCCGGAGGGCTTCCTGGTGACGGCCAACCACAAGGTCACCCCGCCCGGCTTCCCCTACGCCCTCACCTACGACTGGGCGGAGCCCTACCGGGCGGAGCGGATCAGGGAGATGCTCTTGGCCAAGGAGAAGCTTTCCCTGGAGGATATGAAGGCCATCCAGCAGGACCAAAAAAGCCTCCTGTACCGGGACTTCCGCCCGGTGCTGGAGCTTTTGTCCCCCCTTTCCGAGGGGGGCCGGGCCTGGCGGGAGAGGCTACTGGCCTGGGACGGCACCATGGCCGCGGGTTCGGAGGAGGCCCTGGTCTTCGCCCTCTGGTACACCGAGCTCACCCGCCTGCCCGAGCGGGAGGTGGGGGAGGCCTACTGGGATGAGCCCCGCTACCTCCTGAAGGCCCTCAAGGAGGGGGACCCCAACTGCGACCAGCCGGAAACCGAGCCAAAGGAAACCTGCCTGGACTTTGCCGCCTTGGCCCTGGAGCGGGCCCTGGACCGCAAGGCCTCCTTGGGGGCCAGGACCTGGGGGGAGGTCCACCGGGCCACCTTCCCCCACGCGGTCCTCACCCACACCCCCTTGCGGCGGCTCAGCGACCGGGCGGTCCCCTTCGGCGGCGACCGCTACACGGTCAACGTGGGGCCCTTTGACCCCGTTTCCCTGCGCATGGACCACGGCCCCAGCTACCGCCAGATCCTGGACCTGGCCAACCTCGAGGCCTCCTGGTTCATCCACCCCATGGGCCAGTCGGGCCATTTCCTCTCCCCCCACTACGCTGACCTCCTCCCCCTTTGGGCCAGGGGCGCCTACCTGGCCATGGGCTTGGGGCCAGGGGGAAGGACCCTCCTCCTGGAGCCCGGGCGGTAG
- a CDS encoding FAD-binding oxidoreductase — MERLQALHTLLPGKVDTSPSERRRHGRDEGYPQEGEVLAVVYPEGVEDVQKALAWARAEGVAVIPFGAGTSLEGHLLPLGEAISLDFSRMNRLLEVRPEDFLCVVEPGLTRKALNEALKGTGLFFPVDPGADATLGGMAATNASGTTTVRYGGMRPNVLALQVVLASGEVLELGRPVRKTSAGYDLKNLFIGSEGTLGLITRLTLRLHPLPEHVHTLRVFFPGVEEAAEASFRVMASGLPVARLELLDELALRALNRHLGAAFPERPALFLEFHSSTREALEAESALALGLMEETGALEVEAAKTEEERRRQWEARHQAYWALVHLFPGHRFMITDTAVPLSRLPEMVRFAQGLLREMDLVGNILGHVGDGNFHTLVPVRPEDYPRAEAYAERLVAKALELGGTCTAEHGVGLRKKKYLPLEHGKALDWMRKLKALLDPEGLLNPGKVLDMGESSGYS; from the coding sequence ATGGAAAGGCTTCAGGCCCTGCACACCCTCCTGCCGGGAAAGGTGGACACCTCCCCCTCCGAGCGCCGCCGCCACGGGCGGGACGAGGGCTACCCCCAGGAGGGGGAGGTCCTGGCGGTGGTCTATCCCGAGGGGGTAGAGGACGTACAGAAGGCCTTGGCCTGGGCCCGGGCGGAAGGGGTGGCCGTCATCCCCTTCGGGGCGGGCACCAGCCTGGAGGGGCACCTCCTCCCCCTGGGCGAGGCCATCAGCCTGGACTTTAGCCGCATGAACCGCCTCCTGGAGGTGCGCCCGGAAGACTTCCTCTGCGTGGTGGAGCCCGGCCTCACCCGCAAGGCCCTGAACGAGGCCCTAAAGGGCACGGGCCTTTTCTTCCCCGTGGACCCGGGGGCGGACGCCACCCTGGGAGGGATGGCGGCCACCAACGCCAGCGGCACCACCACGGTGCGCTACGGGGGGATGCGGCCCAACGTCCTGGCCCTGCAGGTGGTCCTGGCCAGCGGGGAGGTCTTGGAGCTGGGCCGGCCCGTGCGCAAAACCAGCGCCGGCTACGACCTGAAGAACCTCTTCATCGGCTCGGAAGGCACCCTGGGCCTCATCACCCGCCTCACCCTGAGGCTCCACCCCCTGCCGGAGCACGTTCACACCCTCAGGGTCTTCTTCCCCGGGGTGGAGGAGGCGGCGGAGGCCAGCTTTAGGGTGATGGCCTCAGGCCTGCCCGTGGCCCGGCTGGAGCTTTTGGACGAGCTGGCCCTAAGGGCCCTCAACCGCCACCTGGGCGCAGCCTTCCCCGAGCGCCCGGCCCTTTTCCTGGAGTTCCACTCCTCCACACGGGAGGCCCTGGAGGCGGAAAGCGCCCTGGCCCTGGGCCTCATGGAGGAAACGGGGGCCCTGGAGGTGGAGGCCGCCAAGACCGAGGAGGAACGCCGGCGGCAGTGGGAGGCCCGCCACCAGGCCTACTGGGCCCTGGTCCACCTCTTCCCCGGCCACCGCTTCATGATCACCGACACCGCCGTCCCCCTCTCCCGCCTGCCGGAGATGGTGCGCTTCGCCCAGGGGCTGCTTCGGGAGATGGACCTGGTGGGCAACATCCTGGGCCACGTGGGGGACGGAAACTTCCACACCCTGGTTCCTGTCCGGCCCGAGGACTACCCTAGGGCCGAGGCCTACGCGGAAAGGCTGGTGGCGAAGGCCCTGGAGCTTGGGGGCACCTGCACCGCCGAGCACGGGGTGGGCCTGAGGAAGAAGAAGTACCTCCCCTTGGAGCACGGGAAAGCCCTGGACTGGATGCGAAAACTAAAGGCCCTCCTGGACCCCGAGGGGCTCCTGAACCCGGGCAAGGTGCTTGACATGGGGGAATCATCCGGCTATAGTTAA
- a CDS encoding DCC1-like thiol-disulfide oxidoreductase family protein: protein MRVLIDGACPYCRALGRTLKALDLEGGLRVEPLQEAQGLDQEALLEELHLLEGERVYRGYGALLRLAWRLPLLRPLYPFLLLGQALGLGPRLYRALARRRPRA from the coding sequence ATGCGGGTACTGATTGACGGCGCCTGCCCCTACTGCCGGGCCCTGGGCCGAACCCTGAAGGCCCTGGACCTGGAAGGGGGCCTGCGGGTGGAACCCCTGCAGGAGGCCCAGGGCCTGGACCAGGAAGCCCTTCTGGAGGAACTCCACCTCCTGGAGGGGGAAAGGGTCTACCGGGGGTACGGGGCCCTTCTCCGCCTAGCCTGGCGGCTTCCCCTCCTCCGGCCCCTCTATCCCTTTCTCCTCCTGGGCCAGGCCCTAGGCCTGGGGCCTAGGCTTTACCGGGCCCTGGCCCGGAGGAGGCCCCGTGCCTGA
- a CDS encoding AAA family ATPase — MRVHALAWFTPPTLPQPAPPFFGQERALKALEAAFRQGGHGYLVGPSGLGKRKRLLAYLQDRTFPKEELVYLPLGEEAFPLLLGAGQGRALVEGVESLLADFTPALFREKGFLYAKSLVEARHEKEAEALLKGLAAEAEGYGFALTEGEEGLRLSGKGPLPPELSARLEETVLAYVDVRQRAEAEVAALRRGFAERFLLPKAQELKGRFPEAGRYLDWVLETLLRAAALEEEPEVERLLPRLLVEGGERVVYEPNPTPERLFGHLEYEVQEGVLSTHLGLLRPGALHRASGGVLVLEAHRVWELGSYAPLKRALATGEVEPLAPRPEVKGPRLKPAPLRAQVFLVGPPEVVAFLEEDEEFLELFPFRVEFSPEIPYTSENVAYLGGFLEAEGIALTPEGLAALADEARRLAGHKERLDARIYRLLDLAREAQALKRPLDGPAVREAVRGREERFALEEELYLQDLREGVVALEVAGERVGEVNGLVVLEGPVPLGRPVRITAQAGPGREGILSIDREVGLGGQVFHKAVLTLAGYLRGAYAQVGALSATVSLVFEQSYGGIEGDSAGLAELLAVLSALSGLPLRQDLAVTGAIDQTGRVLAVGRVAEKVEGFYRVCKTLGLTGSQGVVLPRANLPHLTLRPEVVRAVEEGRFHVYAVAEVDEAMELLFGRKAYWVHEKVREALAHFQTLENGEGEKG; from the coding sequence ATGCGGGTTCACGCCCTCGCCTGGTTCACCCCCCCCACCCTGCCCCAGCCCGCCCCGCCCTTCTTTGGCCAGGAGCGGGCCCTGAAGGCCCTCGAGGCCGCCTTCCGCCAGGGGGGGCACGGCTACCTGGTGGGGCCAAGCGGCCTGGGCAAGAGGAAACGCCTCCTGGCCTACCTGCAGGACCGCACCTTCCCCAAGGAGGAACTGGTCTACCTCCCCCTGGGGGAGGAGGCCTTCCCCCTCCTCCTGGGGGCGGGCCAGGGCCGGGCCCTGGTGGAGGGGGTGGAGTCCCTCCTGGCCGACTTCACCCCCGCCCTTTTCCGGGAAAAGGGCTTCCTCTACGCCAAAAGCCTGGTGGAGGCCCGGCACGAGAAGGAGGCGGAAGCCCTCCTCAAGGGCCTGGCCGCGGAGGCCGAGGGGTACGGGTTCGCCCTCACCGAAGGGGAGGAAGGCCTGAGGCTTTCCGGCAAGGGGCCCTTGCCGCCGGAGCTTTCCGCCAGGCTGGAGGAGACGGTCTTGGCCTACGTGGACGTGCGGCAGAGGGCCGAGGCCGAGGTGGCGGCCCTCAGGCGAGGCTTTGCCGAGCGCTTCCTCCTGCCCAAGGCCCAGGAGCTGAAGGGGCGCTTCCCTGAGGCCGGGCGGTACCTGGACTGGGTTTTGGAAACCCTCCTGCGGGCCGCCGCCCTGGAGGAAGAGCCCGAGGTGGAACGCCTCCTGCCCAGGCTCTTGGTGGAAGGGGGGGAGCGGGTGGTCTACGAGCCCAACCCCACCCCGGAAAGGCTTTTTGGCCACCTGGAGTACGAGGTGCAAGAAGGGGTCCTTTCCACCCACCTGGGCCTCCTCCGCCCCGGGGCCCTGCACCGGGCCAGCGGGGGGGTTTTGGTGCTGGAGGCCCACCGGGTATGGGAGCTGGGCAGCTACGCCCCCCTGAAGCGGGCCCTGGCCACGGGGGAGGTGGAGCCCTTGGCCCCCCGCCCCGAGGTCAAGGGGCCTAGGCTCAAACCCGCCCCTCTCCGGGCCCAGGTCTTCCTGGTGGGGCCGCCCGAGGTGGTGGCCTTCCTGGAGGAGGACGAGGAGTTTTTGGAACTTTTCCCTTTCCGGGTGGAGTTCAGCCCGGAAATCCCCTACACCTCGGAGAACGTGGCCTATCTGGGGGGGTTCCTGGAAGCGGAGGGCATCGCCCTGACCCCCGAGGGCCTGGCCGCCCTGGCCGACGAGGCCCGGCGGCTTGCCGGGCACAAGGAGCGGCTGGATGCCCGGATCTACCGCCTTTTGGACCTGGCCCGGGAGGCCCAGGCCCTGAAGCGGCCCCTGGACGGCCCCGCGGTGCGGGAAGCGGTCCGGGGCCGGGAGGAACGGTTCGCCCTGGAGGAGGAACTCTACCTTCAGGACCTCCGGGAGGGCGTGGTGGCCCTGGAGGTGGCGGGGGAGCGGGTAGGGGAGGTGAACGGCTTGGTGGTGCTGGAGGGCCCGGTGCCCCTGGGGCGCCCGGTGCGCATCACCGCCCAGGCCGGCCCCGGGCGGGAGGGGATCCTCTCCATCGACCGGGAGGTGGGCCTGGGGGGGCAGGTCTTCCACAAGGCCGTCCTCACCCTGGCCGGGTACCTGCGGGGGGCGTACGCCCAGGTGGGGGCCCTTTCCGCCACCGTAAGCCTGGTGTTTGAGCAAAGCTACGGGGGGATTGAGGGGGACTCGGCGGGCCTGGCCGAGCTTCTGGCCGTCCTTTCGGCCCTCTCCGGCCTCCCCCTAAGGCAGGACCTGGCGGTCACGGGGGCCATCGACCAGACGGGGCGGGTGCTGGCGGTGGGCCGGGTGGCGGAGAAGGTGGAGGGGTTTTACCGGGTCTGCAAGACCCTAGGCCTCACGGGAAGCCAGGGGGTGGTCCTCCCCAGGGCGAACCTACCCCACCTCACCCTGAGGCCCGAGGTGGTGCGGGCGGTGGAGGAGGGGCGCTTCCACGTGTACGCGGTGGCGGAGGTGGACGAGGCCATGGAGCTCCTCTTTGGCCGCAAGGCCTACTGGGTGCACGAGAAGGTGCGGGAGGCCCTGGCCCACTTCCAGACCCTGGAAAACGGCGAGGGGGAGAAGGGCTAG